A region of Marasmius oreades isolate 03SP1 chromosome 9, whole genome shotgun sequence DNA encodes the following proteins:
- a CDS encoding uncharacterized protein (CAZy:GH152), which translates to MTCTAATHEHSIHHHHIPSGLFEERSMALLLDAVNVAVAAATGNARVFTVMNNCPYTIWPALYTDPGVGPSKPNQSTGWEAPSGSSVIFTVPDDWKSGRIWGRTSCNFDTNPGPTSCVTGGCIGGMECTQPGVPPTSLAEWTLRGDGNRDFYDVSLVDGSNLPMSITNTAGCPVAECPVDLNTNCPAALRGPSAPDGNNAGCKSACFANLDGNPTDSANCCSGSHNTPATCPNSGVQFYDYFKTQCKNSYAYAFDESSNTALWTCDSGLKAGYTLTFCP; encoded by the exons ATGACCTGCACAGCAGCGACTCACGAACATTccatccatcatcatcatatCC CCTCAGGACTGTTTGAGGAAAGATCTATGGCTCTGCTCCTGGATGCGGTTAATGTAGCAGTTGCGGCGGCCACAGGCAACGCTAGGGTATTTACTGTCATGAATAATTGCCCGTATACGATTTG GCCTGCT TTGTACACAGACCCAGGCGTTGGTCCGTCAAAACCGAACCAGTCTACTGG GTGGGAGGCACCATCCGGAAGCTCAGTCATATTCACAGTTCCCGATGATTGGAAATCTGGTCGCATCTGG GGCCGAACGAGCTGTAACTTTGACACGAATCCTGGACCGACGTCTTGCGTTACTGGGGGGTGTATCGGTGGGATGGAGTGTACTCAGCCT GGCGTACCTCCGACATCCCTAGCTGAATGGACTCTACGAGGAGACGGAAATCGAGATTTTTACGATG TCTCCCTCGTAGATGGATCCAACCTACCGATGTCAATTACGAACACCGCTGGATGTCCTGTTGCGGAGTGTCCAGTCGATCTGAATACCAACT GCCCAGCAGCTCTAAGAGGACCATCCGCTCCAGACGGTAACAACGCAGGATGTAAAAGTGCTTGTTTTGCTAATTTGGATGGGAACCCCa cgGATTCTGCAAATTGTTGCAGCGGAAGCCACAATACACCCGCTACTTGTCCAAATAGTGGCGTTCAGTTTTATGATTATTTCA AAACCCAGTGTAAAAACTCTTATGCATACGCATTCGACGAAAGCAGTAACACTGCTTTGTGGACATGCGACTCGGGGTTGAAAGCTGGTTATACGTTGACGTTTTGTCCTTGA
- a CDS encoding uncharacterized protein (CAZy:GH152): protein MALLLDAVNVAVAAATGNARVFTVMNNCPYTIWPALYTDPGVGPSKPNQSTGWEAPSGSSVIFTVPDDWKSGRIWGRTSCNFDTNPGPTSCVTGGCIGGMECTQPGVPPTSLAEWTLRGDGNRDFYDVSLVDGSNLPMSITNTAGCPVAECPVDLNTNCPAALRGPSAPDGNNAGCKSACFANLDGNPTDSANCCSGSHNTPATCPNSGVQFYDYFKTQCKNSYAYAFDESSNTALWTCDSGLKAGYTLTFCP from the exons ATGGCTCTGCTCCTGGATGCGGTTAATGTAGCAGTTGCGGCGGCCACAGGCAACGCTAGGGTATTTACTGTCATGAATAATTGCCCGTATACGATTTG GCCTGCT TTGTACACAGACCCAGGCGTTGGTCCGTCAAAACCGAACCAGTCTACTGG GTGGGAGGCACCATCCGGAAGCTCAGTCATATTCACAGTTCCCGATGATTGGAAATCTGGTCGCATCTGG GGCCGAACGAGCTGTAACTTTGACACGAATCCTGGACCGACGTCTTGCGTTACTGGGGGGTGTATCGGTGGGATGGAGTGTACTCAGCCT GGCGTACCTCCGACATCCCTAGCTGAATGGACTCTACGAGGAGACGGAAATCGAGATTTTTACGATG TCTCCCTCGTAGATGGATCCAACCTACCGATGTCAATTACGAACACCGCTGGATGTCCTGTTGCGGAGTGTCCAGTCGATCTGAATACCAACT GCCCAGCAGCTCTAAGAGGACCATCCGCTCCAGACGGTAACAACGCAGGATGTAAAAGTGCTTGTTTTGCTAATTTGGATGGGAACCCCa cgGATTCTGCAAATTGTTGCAGCGGAAGCCACAATACACCCGCTACTTGTCCAAATAGTGGCGTTCAGTTTTATGATTATTTCA AAACCCAGTGTAAAAACTCTTATGCATACGCATTCGACGAAAGCAGTAACACTGCTTTGTGGACATGCGACTCGGGGTTGAAAGCTGGTTATACGTTGACGTTTTGTCCTTGA